The Prevotella melaninogenica genome window below encodes:
- a CDS encoding glycosyltransferase family 4 protein, whose translation MNKKIIGYDAKRIVRNGTGLGSYGRTLINDLAPLMPDTNLRLYAPDAGRDDLRNQVELRDNVQFCYPDHLRFRLQRDWWRVKGVVKDLKADGVELYHGLSGELPSGLAAAGIPGVVTVHDLIFLRHPEFYPAIDVFFYKRKFYQTLREASRIIAISECTKRDILYYGDFPEDKIDLVYQSCSTRFSQSVSPELIEEARRKYQLPQRYILNVGTVEVRKNILLGIRTMAKLPSDLHLVIVGRQTKYQKKLDAEIKRLGIGNRIHFLQGVPNDLLAAIYNQAEAFIYPSRYEGFGIPIIEAIQSGLPVVAAAGSCLEEAGGPDCLYVGPDDVDGNAAAILSAIEHRKEIVCKSQRYVKRFENQDVASQILEVYNKV comes from the coding sequence ATGAATAAGAAGATAATAGGTTATGATGCTAAGCGTATCGTAAGAAATGGTACCGGATTAGGTAGCTATGGGCGTACGCTCATCAACGACCTTGCCCCGTTGATGCCTGACACAAACTTACGACTCTATGCTCCTGATGCTGGACGTGACGACCTGCGTAATCAAGTTGAGCTACGAGATAACGTACAATTCTGCTATCCCGACCACCTTCGTTTTCGTCTGCAGCGTGACTGGTGGCGTGTGAAAGGGGTAGTAAAGGACCTAAAAGCAGATGGAGTAGAACTTTATCACGGTCTTTCGGGTGAACTGCCTTCAGGCTTGGCAGCAGCAGGAATCCCTGGAGTTGTCACTGTTCACGACCTTATCTTCCTACGTCATCCAGAGTTCTATCCCGCTATTGACGTTTTCTTCTATAAGCGGAAGTTCTATCAGACACTACGCGAGGCAAGCCGTATCATTGCAATTAGCGAATGTACGAAGCGTGACATCTTATATTATGGTGACTTTCCAGAGGACAAGATAGACCTTGTCTACCAGAGTTGCAGCACTCGGTTCAGTCAGTCGGTCAGCCCCGAACTGATAGAGGAAGCTCGTCGTAAGTATCAACTTCCACAACGTTACATTTTGAATGTAGGAACGGTAGAAGTGCGAAAGAACATTCTTTTGGGTATTCGTACTATGGCAAAGCTACCTTCCGACTTACATCTTGTTATCGTAGGACGGCAGACCAAGTATCAGAAAAAGCTCGATGCAGAAATCAAACGTTTAGGAATTGGCAATCGCATACACTTCTTGCAGGGCGTTCCCAACGACCTTCTCGCAGCTATTTATAATCAAGCTGAGGCTTTTATCTATCCTTCTCGTTATGAAGGTTTTGGTATTCCAATTATCGAAGCCATACAAAGCGGATTGCCAGTCGTAGCTGCTGCGGGTAGTTGTTTGGAAGAAGCGGGTGGTCCTGATTGCCTTTATGTAGGTCCAGACGATGTCGACGGTAATGCCGCTGCTATCCTTTCAGCGATAGAGCATCGTAAGGAGATAGTCTGCAAGAGTCAACGCTACGTAAAACGATTCGAAAATCAAGATGTAGCTTCTCAGATTCTTGAAGTGTATAATAAGGTATAA
- a CDS encoding GtrA family protein, whose protein sequence is MVIRIKELWQRWRKDFWRLFRFGITGTICSLIHYGIYCLFLLFTNTTIAYTAGYGVGLLCNYGLTTYFTFKGKPSKNNVAGFVGSHILNYLLEIGLLHIFLWLGVSKWLSPILVMVIVVPINFVLLRLVFVKGKKEHG, encoded by the coding sequence ATGGTGATACGCATAAAAGAGCTTTGGCAACGCTGGAGAAAAGACTTCTGGCGACTCTTCCGTTTTGGTATAACAGGCACTATATGTTCGCTTATCCATTATGGAATCTATTGTCTCTTTCTACTCTTTACGAATACAACTATAGCTTATACAGCTGGTTACGGAGTAGGACTCCTTTGTAACTATGGACTTACAACCTACTTTACTTTTAAGGGAAAACCGTCAAAAAATAATGTTGCTGGCTTCGTTGGTAGCCACATACTCAACTATCTTTTAGAGATAGGATTGCTCCATATCTTCCTATGGTTAGGTGTCAGCAAATGGCTGTCGCCTATCCTTGTGATGGTGATAGTTGTTCCTATCAACTTCGTTTTATTACGACTTGTATTCGTGAAAGGGAAGAAGGAGCATGGGTGA